From the Mycoplasmatota bacterium genome, one window contains:
- a CDS encoding phage scaffolding protein: MEKLKQLLGEDLFKQVSEKIGSNKYIFGLAENYIARTRFDEVNNAKNEFEKQVKEYNKKVEDLTKSAKSTEELNTQLATLKADFEKKEVDYQTRLKETRENTALKMAFNGKVHDVDYAISQVDKSKLKFDENGNITEGLDDQLKTLKESKSFLFVPEKKDVPNPFGFKKIGGDPNQNPPQHQEPKGIAEALAFTIQGGE; encoded by the coding sequence ATGGAAAAATTAAAACAACTTTTAGGTGAAGACCTATTCAAACAAGTCTCTGAAAAAATAGGAAGTAACAAATATATTTTCGGGCTTGCTGAAAACTACATAGCTAGAACTCGTTTTGATGAAGTAAACAATGCTAAGAATGAGTTTGAAAAACAAGTAAAAGAATATAACAAAAAGGTTGAAGACCTTACAAAGAGTGCAAAGAGTACTGAAGAACTCAATACTCAGTTAGCAACTCTAAAAGCTGATTTTGAAAAGAAAGAAGTAGACTATCAAACTCGGCTAAAAGAAACGAGAGAGAACACAGCTCTCAAAATGGCTTTCAATGGGAAAGTCCATGATGTTGACTACGCAATTAGTCAAGTAGATAAAAGTAAATTGAAGTTCGATGAGAACGGAAATATAACCGAGGGTCTAGATGACCAGTTGAAGACTTTGAAAGAATCGAAGTCTTTTTTGTTTGTACCTGAAAAGAAGGATGTTCCTAATCCGTTTGGATTTAAGAAAATTGGAGGAGATCCTAATCAAAATCCGCCTCAACATCAAGAGCCCAAAGGGATTGCTGAAGCTTTGGCTTTCACTATTCAAGGTGGAGAATAA
- a CDS encoding DUF5011 domain-containing protein gives MKKLLFIIVLVFVCMFMFINFGSFETKAEFLICDENDVCFDPTEIPQIIISIDFPDHLFTDIPEPDWSDYATAYDNEGDLTPQIVITENVDMNQAGTYTVTYTVSNSNGTTTKSKQVGVYECVDY, from the coding sequence ATGAAAAAGCTTTTATTTATTATTGTACTTGTATTTGTTTGTATGTTTATGTTTATAAACTTTGGTTCATTTGAAACTAAAGCAGAATTTTTAATTTGCGATGAAAATGATGTATGTTTTGATCCAACAGAAATCCCTCAGATTATTATTTCAATTGATTTTCCTGATCATCTTTTTACAGATATACCTGAACCTGATTGGAGCGATTATGCTACAGCGTATGATAATGAGGGAGATTTGACACCACAGATTGTTATTACTGAAAATGTAGACATGAATCAAGCAGGTACTTATACGGTGACATATACAGTTAGTAATTCTAATGGAACAACAACAAAATCTAAACAAGTAGGTGTGTATGAATGTGTTGACTATTAA
- a CDS encoding DEAD/DEAH box helicase family protein, with protein sequence MFSFLATCGAGKTEIVYEVILKALNNQDIVCFATPRKDVVLELVPRFKRDFYQVDIISLYGNSPDKGKVGNLYVTTTHQLINYYHFFDLIIIDEVDAFPYYNNKMLEGFIKKSKKPEAPIILLTATPTKRIKYLMKKKLLDYFIIPARYHKYPIPIPKVVFTNHTLKKIENNKCPKKVFIWLMKRKGLDKRVFIFVPTIDCGKQLETILKPQFNCQFVYAEMKDRKQIINKFRENKLQFIITTTILERGVTVSNVDVCILCSDNRVFDERAIVQIVGRAGRDKRYPTSDVVLFTDYQTKSIKLAIKEIKRMNQTAYKKQLLR encoded by the coding sequence ATGTTTTCATTCTTGGCAACGTGTGGTGCAGGAAAAACAGAGATTGTCTATGAAGTAATATTAAAAGCATTAAATAATCAAGATATTGTTTGTTTTGCTACGCCAAGAAAAGATGTGGTATTAGAATTAGTTCCACGCTTTAAAAGGGATTTTTATCAAGTTGATATTATTTCTTTATATGGTAATTCTCCTGATAAAGGAAAAGTAGGAAATTTGTATGTCACGACAACGCATCAATTAATAAATTACTACCATTTTTTTGATTTAATTATTATCGATGAAGTAGATGCTTTTCCATATTATAATAATAAAATGTTAGAAGGATTCATTAAGAAATCAAAGAAGCCAGAAGCACCGATTATTTTATTAACCGCAACACCAACTAAAAGAATTAAGTATTTGATGAAGAAGAAGCTGTTAGATTATTTTATCATTCCTGCTCGTTATCATAAGTATCCTATTCCAATACCAAAGGTAGTTTTTACAAATCACACATTAAAAAAAATTGAAAATAATAAATGTCCCAAAAAGGTTTTTATCTGGTTAATGAAAAGAAAAGGATTAGATAAACGAGTATTTATTTTTGTACCAACTATTGATTGTGGAAAACAATTAGAAACCATTTTGAAACCCCAGTTCAATTGTCAGTTTGTCTACGCAGAAATGAAAGATAGAAAACAAATTATTAATAAGTTTCGTGAAAACAAGCTTCAATTTATTATCACAACGACTATTTTAGAGAGGGGGGTTACGGTATCTAATGTTGATGTCTGTATTCTTTGTAGTGATAATCGTGTTTTTGATGAAAGAGCGATTGTGCAAATTGTAGGCAGAGCAGGTCGTGATAAAAGATATCCTACATCTGATGTAGTTTTATTTACAGATTATCAAACAAAAAGTATTAAATTAGCGATAAAAGAAATAAAGAGAATGAATCAAACTGCTTATAAAAAGCAATTGTTGAGGTAA
- a CDS encoding cold-shock protein, which translates to MSNNSNVARGKVKWFNNEKGYGFIRREDEVEDIFVHYSAIVANGYKTLEEGQDVEFELIQGDKGLQATNVVKI; encoded by the coding sequence ATGAGTAATAATTCTAATGTTGCTAGAGGAAAAGTTAAATGGTTTAATAATGAAAAAGGTTATGGATTTATCCGTAGAGAAGATGAAGTAGAAGACATTTTCGTTCATTATTCTGCAATAGTCGCTAATGGATACAAAACGCTTGAAGAAGGTCAGGATGTTGAGTTTGAATTAATTCAAGGTGACAAAGGGTTACAGGCTACAAATGTCGTAAAAATATAA
- a CDS encoding ComF family protein, with amino-acid sequence MKYCLYCGCIIRDNMNFSNVFKSSEGLLCDECLSRLERVKNGCIRCGKKTTEVICGDCLKWESNENTKMFNIINYSLFYYNDFAKSMLKQVKFLGDTKLLLAFKKEIQWYFKKKKFNNLYLVPVPLHENRLNERGFNQSLFLAKLMPFPILDILNKVNNEKQSKKRRSERILFDNQYCLKEDINLINKNIMIVDDIYTTGATVHKIGRLLFEKNVKKMISFTLFRS; translated from the coding sequence ATGAAGTATTGCTTATATTGTGGATGTATAATTAGGGATAATATGAACTTCTCTAACGTTTTTAAATCAAGTGAAGGATTGTTGTGTGATGAATGTTTAAGTCGCTTAGAACGTGTTAAAAACGGCTGTATACGCTGTGGAAAAAAAACAACGGAAGTCATATGTGGGGATTGTCTTAAATGGGAAAGTAATGAAAATACGAAAATGTTTAATATAATCAATTATTCACTTTTTTATTATAATGATTTTGCGAAAAGTATGTTAAAACAAGTAAAATTTTTAGGTGATACAAAATTGCTTCTTGCGTTTAAAAAAGAAATTCAATGGTATTTTAAAAAAAAGAAATTCAATAACTTATATTTAGTTCCTGTTCCTCTTCATGAAAACCGGTTAAATGAAAGAGGGTTTAATCAAAGTTTGTTTCTAGCAAAGTTAATGCCTTTCCCGATACTAGATATTCTAAACAAAGTTAATAATGAAAAACAGAGTAAAAAAAGACGAAGTGAACGAATTCTATTTGATAATCAATATTGCTTAAAAGAAGATATTAATCTTATAAATAAAAACATTATGATTGTTGATGATATCTATACAACTGGAGCGACAGTTCACAAAATTGGTAGGCTTTTATTTGAGAAAAATGTTAAAAAAATGATTAGTTTTACTCTTTTTCGTAGTTAA
- a CDS encoding exonuclease SbcCD subunit D: MKILHTGDWHIGKIINDFSMLNDQKYILDQFFDIISDEKPDVIIISGDIYDRSIPPKEAVELLDNTLTRLIEDYKIPTLIVSGNHDSHERLSFGNRLLEHKKLYIEGVITPNIKKVTLEDSYGLVNFYMLPYAHPAIIRNVFEEETVLDHQDAFKVLINKLKEDMNFNERNILITHNYLISSMDDVLLSESERSLSVGGTEYIDVSLVEDFDYVALGHLHQGQKVKEDYVRYSGSLLKYSFSEVNRKKGVVVAELKEKGNYNYRQVVLTPKKDMIVIEGKLNTLISPAYYQKIDCSSYILAKLTDTTDLYDPLSSLRAIYPNLMQIQRNHLITNVNSQTKASSDFKRKSKLDLFEEFYTNVVCQNLDEKRKTVFKSVVDEVIKGDGQVCD, translated from the coding sequence ATGAAAATATTACATACTGGTGATTGGCACATCGGAAAAATTATAAATGATTTCTCGATGTTAAACGACCAAAAATATATTTTAGATCAATTTTTTGATATTATTTCAGATGAAAAACCAGACGTTATCATTATATCAGGAGATATTTATGACCGTTCAATACCACCTAAAGAAGCAGTTGAGTTATTAGACAATACATTAACAAGATTGATTGAAGATTATAAAATTCCTACGTTAATTGTTTCAGGAAATCATGATAGTCATGAACGGCTTAGTTTCGGAAATAGGTTACTAGAACATAAAAAATTATATATTGAAGGAGTAATTACCCCTAATATTAAGAAAGTTACATTAGAAGATTCCTATGGATTAGTCAATTTTTATATGTTACCTTATGCCCATCCAGCTATCATACGAAATGTCTTTGAAGAAGAAACTGTTTTAGACCATCAAGATGCTTTTAAAGTGTTAATAAACAAATTAAAAGAAGATATGAATTTTAATGAAAGAAACATATTGATTACACATAATTATTTAATTTCGAGTATGGATGATGTTCTATTATCAGAATCAGAAAGAAGTTTATCAGTAGGTGGTACAGAATATATTGATGTATCACTTGTAGAGGATTTTGATTATGTGGCTTTAGGACATCTACATCAAGGACAAAAAGTAAAAGAAGATTATGTTCGTTATAGTGGCTCGCTTTTAAAATATTCATTTTCGGAAGTAAATCGTAAAAAAGGTGTTGTCGTAGCAGAGTTAAAAGAAAAAGGAAATTATAATTATCGACAAGTTGTTTTGACACCTAAAAAAGACATGATTGTGATTGAGGGAAAATTAAATACATTAATTAGTCCTGCTTATTATCAAAAGATTGATTGCTCAAGTTATATTTTAGCGAAATTAACAGATACCACTGATTTATATGACCCATTATCGAGTTTACGTGCGATATATCCAAATCTAATGCAAATTCAAAGAAACCATTTAATCACAAATGTAAATAGTCAAACAAAAGCATCAAGCGATTTTAAAAGAAAGAGTAAATTAGATCTTTTTGAAGAGTTTTATACAAATGTTGTTTGTCAAAATCTGGATGAAAAGAGAAAAACTGTATTTAAGTCTGTTGTTGATGAGGTCATTAAAGGAGATGGACAAGTATGCGATTAG
- a CDS encoding phage capsid protein has product MPVTLEQVRTRVQDKLYGSIIDEFRKDPLLDIMLFDDTFSPQGKGSSLKYLYDRVTTYGSAAFRAINSEYTPHEAETSQFIASLGIFGGSFQIDRVIQLDTEGLVNELAFQMEQGITAARALFGDTFINGDTAGDANSFDGLDKALVSSSTEVIPSAVIDLSTAAALDSNYKTLLDGLRRWRAKLDSSPDAFLMNREMYAVFQSIADRSTQFMQTKNELGQEIIKWGNTQLIELGDKPGTSDPIIPIDGVAGTTDIYAVRIGLDGLHCITPKGGNVINQYMPNWKLPNAVKKGEYEMVAGLVLKATRAAGVYRKIKIN; this is encoded by the coding sequence ATGCCAGTAACATTAGAACAGGTTAGAACAAGAGTACAAGATAAATTATACGGTTCCATCATAGATGAGTTCCGTAAGGATCCTTTATTAGATATTATGTTATTTGATGACACTTTTTCACCTCAAGGAAAAGGTAGTTCATTAAAATATCTATATGATCGTGTAACAACTTATGGTTCTGCTGCATTCAGAGCAATAAACTCTGAGTACACTCCTCATGAAGCTGAAACTTCTCAATTTATTGCTTCACTAGGTATTTTTGGGGGTTCATTCCAAATCGACCGTGTTATTCAATTAGATACAGAAGGTTTAGTAAATGAACTAGCATTTCAAATGGAACAAGGGATTACTGCAGCAAGAGCACTATTCGGGGATACATTCATCAATGGTGATACAGCTGGTGATGCTAATTCTTTTGATGGATTAGATAAAGCATTAGTTAGTTCATCTACAGAAGTTATTCCATCTGCAGTTATTGACCTTTCAACTGCTGCTGCACTTGATTCAAATTATAAAACATTGTTAGATGGATTAAGACGTTGGAGAGCTAAACTAGATTCATCACCAGATGCATTTTTGATGAATCGTGAAATGTATGCAGTGTTCCAATCTATTGCAGACCGCTCTACTCAATTCATGCAAACTAAAAATGAATTAGGTCAAGAGATTATAAAATGGGGTAACACTCAACTTATTGAACTAGGTGACAAACCTGGTACTTCTGACCCAATAATTCCAATTGATGGTGTAGCTGGGACAACAGATATTTATGCTGTTCGAATTGGTCTTGATGGTTTGCATTGTATTACGCCTAAAGGTGGAAATGTAATCAATCAATATATGCCAAACTGGAAATTACCTAACGCAGTTAAAAAAGGTGAATATGAAATGGTTGCAGGTCTTGTATTAAAAGCAACTCGTGCTGCGGGCGTATATCGTAAAATCAAAATTAATTAA
- the raiA gene encoding ribosome-associated translation inhibitor RaiA, with product MKVNFRGKDGFIFTKAIENYVLEKLKRVSNYFNHPENLEARIVCSVLHEVQTIEITIPIKHTVLRAEVSKHDLYAAIDFAVDKLETQIRKHKDKINSMYRQRDGVAQFFKSNEELDINELEAEIVGKNLVKNKKVELKPMSADEAMMHMELVDHDFYVFLDKATDKVSIIYKREKDHDYAVIETE from the coding sequence ATGAAAGTAAATTTTCGTGGTAAGGATGGATTTATATTCACTAAAGCAATAGAAAATTATGTCCTTGAGAAATTAAAAAGAGTTAGTAATTATTTTAATCATCCAGAGAATTTAGAGGCTAGAATTGTTTGTAGTGTACTACATGAAGTTCAAACAATTGAAATCACGATTCCAATTAAACACACTGTTTTACGGGCTGAGGTTAGTAAACATGATTTATATGCAGCGATTGATTTTGCTGTAGACAAATTAGAAACTCAAATCAGAAAGCATAAAGATAAGATTAATTCCATGTATCGTCAAAGAGATGGTGTAGCACAGTTTTTTAAATCTAATGAAGAGTTAGATATTAACGAATTAGAAGCTGAAATCGTTGGTAAAAATTTAGTCAAAAATAAAAAAGTTGAATTGAAACCAATGTCAGCAGATGAAGCGATGATGCATATGGAGCTTGTAGACCATGATTTCTATGTGTTCTTAGATAAAGCAACTGATAAAGTTTCCATTATCTATAAACGTGAAAAAGATCATGATTATGCGGTTATAGAAACAGAATAA